From a region of the Zerene cesonia ecotype Mississippi chromosome 11, Zerene_cesonia_1.1, whole genome shotgun sequence genome:
- the LOC119830440 gene encoding dual specificity protein phosphatase MPK-4-like, with translation MAKQLAEVEIHAAETAEVDDENLDISVDLIDDGLYLGNLACARDHKTLERLNVTHVLTIDLVPLPRTVLDRSKLIFKFVKLADIPKEDLISQLPDCNDFIKQAIGSGGTVLVHCYFGVSRSAAVVIAYIMEKYGLCYEEAFVLVKSKRRFIGPNIGFVAQLKLFGHMGYMINREDPRYKQFRLKMAGQKLKQVKILPQLFADLIKPDPGLIRERPDPIVYRCKKCRRIVASQSNIIPHIPKPVKIELAKKGIRPPPSKLTGLTCAENGQLLIEKLKSLACQIMDGDECGVSVQDGDEGPSQVLDGYNETNLVESSIAARADLPTVCRLMWFVEPMRWMEDVGQAPQGKLNCPKCRTKLGSFSWLMGCKCPCGQKVAPAFYLVPSKVEWSNIVQNVQVTV, from the exons atggctAAGCAACTAGCAGAAGTTGAAATACACGCGGCAGAGACTGCCGAAGTTGATGATGAGAATTTGGACATCAGCGTAGATCTTATTGACGATGGACTTTATTTGG GTAATCTGGCCTGTGCGAGAGACCACAAGACTCTAGAACGTCTCAATGTGACACATGTGCTGACAATAGATCTGGTTCCACTACCAAGGACAGTGTTGGATCGCAGTAAACTTATCTTCAAATTTGTCAAat TGGCAGATATACCAAAAGAAGATTTAATAAGCCAGCTTCCTGATtgcaatgattttattaaacaagcTATTGGTAGTGGGGGCACTGTGCTGGTGCAttg TTATTTCGGCGTATCGAGATCAGCAGCAGTTGTCATAGCATACATAATGGAGAAATATGGGCTTTGTTATGAAGAAGCATTTGTTCTCGTGAAGAGTAAGCGGAGGTTTATTGGTCCCAATATAGGATTTGTTGCCCAACTGAAACTGTTTGGACATATGGGGTACATGATAAATAGAGAAGACCCTAGGTACAAGCAGTTTAGGTTGAAAATGGCTGGCCAGAAGTTAAAACAAG TGAAAATCCTGCCTCAACTATTCGCGGATCTAATAAAACCAGACCCCGGACTCATCAGGGAGAGACCAGACCCAATAGTTTACCGATGCAAGAAGTGCCGCCGCATTGTCGCCAGCCAGAGCAATATAATACCCCACATTCCCAAGCCAGTGAAGATCGAACTAGCTAAAAAGGGCATCAGACCGCCACCCAGCAAGCTGACTGGATTGACTTGTGCCGAGAATGGGCAGTTGTTGATCgagaagctgaagagtttggcCTGCCAGATCATGGACGGTGATGAATGTGGTGTGTCGGTGCAGGATGGTGATGAGGGGCCCAGTCAG GTGTTAGATGGATACAACGAGACGAACCTGGTGGAGTCGAGCATAGCAGCTCGAGCCGATCTACCCACGGTGTGCCGGCTCATGTGGTTCGTGGAGCCGATGCGCTGGATGGAGGACGTGGGGCAGGCACCGCAGGGCAAGCTGAACTGCCCCAAGTGCCGCACAAAGCTGGGCAGCTTCAGCTGGCTCATGG GCTGCAAGTGTCCGTGTGGCCAGAAGGTGGCACCGGCTTTTTACCTGGTGCCCTCGAAGGTGGAGTGGTCCAACATCGTGCAGAACGTGCAAGTCACCGTCTAG
- the LOC119830292 gene encoding ADP-ribosylation factor-like protein 16 codes for MDDPENKITILCLGPKGSGKTTLLKKLQDAEGIDYTYSPVPTMGTNIYDLHYLNKHGKKQLLTIREIGGEMAQLWNSYLDGIEKVIFVVDTSNLCQISAAAVMFYTLVAEPKLRKAKFILVLSKMDAAYRQMRNEALLMLQFARLSSELPNPPILLEASPLTGEGLDTLKEHLINTKRSYVLNK; via the exons atggATGATCCTGAGAACAAAATAACTATTCTGTGCCTCGGTCCGAAAGGATCTGGTAAAACGACTTTGCTGAAGAAATTACAAGACGCAGAAGGCATCGACTATACTTACAGTCCCGTACCCACCATGGGGACTAATATATACGATCTACATTACTTAAACAAACATGGTAAGAAGCAATTGCTGACGATACGAGAGATCGGGGGCGAAATGGCCCAATTATGGAACAGTTACTTGGATGGTATTGAAAAG GTAATATTTGTAGTAGACACGTCGAATTTGTGCCAAATATCGGCCGCAGCTGTGATGTTCTACACGCTCGTAGCTGAACCAAAGCTTCGAAAAGCGAAG TTCATTTTAGTTCTAAGCAAGATGGACGCAGCATATCGTCAAATGAGAAACGAAGCCTTATTAATGTTACAGTTTGCAAGATTAAGCAGTGAATTACCAAATCCACCAATTTTGCTAGAAGCATCTCCGCTAACTGGGGAAGGCTTGGATACCCTGAAAGAACATCTCATAAACACTAAACGATCttatgtacttaataaataa
- the LOC119830124 gene encoding zinc finger protein 501-like: protein METSNLCRGCMKEVDISEKVNTDQDTLEMFCYCTNIKITQDDVLPTEFCQDCKLSIESSYSFIKRAHHVNITLRNISLRQSSSVIVIPKKTKDIQKEILLDENRVKDSLSIVESCNDIDTNDHKIEAIEKVISTNEMEFVKNDIKTDAKNVCPECKKTFVSKAWFNKHMENECSGRDFECKICNKKFPKKSKLAEHSTIHSEQGQYVCNTCGRQFRRRKQLTSHLISHSSERPYTCEKCSKSFKLKRILIGHMKIHDDVKQYLCSFCGWSTTQANNLQVHQRAHTGAKPYACECGFRTATRSSLRRHRLRHSQRRAHACSHCGKAFYDVSALVRHRRTHTGELPYACTRCARAFADSWKRKNHLMRAHGLGLSDIPRMRKDGQQY from the exons atgGAAACGTCAAATTTGTGCCGCGGTTGTATGAAAGAAGTCGATATTTCAGAAAAAGTAAACACTGACCAAGATACATTGGAgatgttttgttattgtacGAATATTAAG ATTACTCAAGATGATGTATTGCCAACAGAGTTCTGTCAAGATTGTAAACTTAGCATAGAGTCTTCATACAGCTTCATTAAAAGAGCTCATcatgtaaatataactttaagaaatatatcattaagGCAATCGTCTAGTGTTATTGTTATACCAAAGAAAACCAAAGATATACAAAAGGAAATCTTATTAGATGAAAATAGAGTTAAAGATTCTTTATCAATTGTTGAAAGTTGCAATGACATTGATACTAATGATCATAAAATAGAAGCTATTGAAAAAGTTATAAGTACAAATGAGAtggaatttgttaaaaatgatatcaaaACAGATGCAAAGAATGTATGCCCAGAATGTAAGAAAACTTTCGTATCTAAAGCGTGGTTTAACAAGCATATGGAAAATGAATGCTCAGGACGGGATTTTGAGtgcaaaatatgtaataaaa aGTTCCCAAAGAAGTCGAAGCTAGCGGAACACAGCACAATCCACTCAGAGCAAGGCCAGTATGTGTGCAACACTTGCGGGCGGCAGTTCAGGCGGCGCAAGCAGCTGACGTCGCACCTGATATCGCACTCCTCAGAACGCCCGTACACTTGTGAGAAATGTTCCAAGAG CTTCAAATTAAAGAGAATACTCATTGGCCATATGAAGATACATGATGATGTGAAGCAATACTTGTGCTCATTTTGTGGATGGAGCACAACTCAGG CGAACAACCTGCAAGTGCACCAGCGCGCGCACACGGGCGCCAAGCCGTACGCGTGCGAGTGCGGCTTCCGCACGGCCACGCGCTCGTCGCTGCGCCGCCACCGCCTGCGCCACTCGCAGCGGCGCGCGCACGCGTGCTCGCACTGCGGCAAGGCGTTCTACGACGTCAGCGCGCTG GTGCGTCACCGGCGCACGCACACGGGCGAGCTGCCGTACGCGTGCACGCGGTGCGCGCGCGCCTTCGCCGACAGCTGGAAGCGCAAGAACCACCTCATGCGCGCGCACGGGCTCGGCCTCAGCGACATACCGCGCATGCGCAAGGACGGCCAACAGTATTGa